A single Venturia canescens isolate UGA chromosome 1, ASM1945775v1, whole genome shotgun sequence DNA region contains:
- the LOC122407090 gene encoding U6 snRNA-associated Sm-like protein LSm8, producing MASGLESYVNHTVSIITSDGRNFIGTLKGFDQTINLILDESHERVYSMTQGVEQVVLGLHIIRGDNVAIVGELDDEMDSRLDLSSVRADPLTSVAH from the exons ATGGCTTCAGGACTAGAAAGTTACGTCAATC ACACTGTTTCAATAATTACTTCTGATGGCAGAAACTTTATA GGAACTCTAAAAGGTTTTGATCAAACCATCAATTTGATACTTGACGAATCCCATGAAAGAGTTTACAGCATGACTCAAGGAGTAGAACAAGTTGTTCTTGGCTTGCACATTATACGTGGTGATAATGT AGCGATCGTTGGCGAACTGGATGATGAGATGGATTCTAGACTTGATCTTTCTTCGGTCCGAGCTGACCCATTGACATCAGTCGCacattga